A stretch of Lathyrus oleraceus cultivar Zhongwan6 chromosome 6, CAAS_Psat_ZW6_1.0, whole genome shotgun sequence DNA encodes these proteins:
- the LOC127098529 gene encoding LEAF RUST 10 DISEASE-RESISTANCE LOCUS RECEPTOR-LIKE PROTEIN KINASE-like 2.1, whose amino-acid sequence MNKKHSLFISSSLIYSYCITIFYFLTTTTLCYAVDPYFEACEPKTCGNQTIAYPFYINGIQEPFCGYPGFGLTCDNTIGFPILNLSNTFYTINQIFYQNHSFRVSNPMFSRPDTKKGCLSFPPTQNLSFPNNMFYLAHDQTEVRLFFGCDSSKLPRSLQRNKIGCSAGNETSSVVALYADDKNVSFVSKNCRDEVVYARVENSVKGEIQEALRKGFRMNWIASDCKECNSTGGRCGFDADIYNFRCYCTDRVHPAKCDPVAVAEKSQVVHIVTIVGSVAGVASALLIVLVCWFRKKIFPPTFPLFKKKNPTHQLIEKFLKEHGPLSAVRYNYSDIKKITNSFKNILGKGGYGSVYKGKLHDEHNVAVKILSESKGNGEDFINEVASISRTSHVNVVRLLGFCLDGSKKALIYEYMPNGSLEKFIYEEKNPPQNDLQLDCKTLYDIAIGVARGLEYLHRGCNTRILHFDIKPHNILLDDDFCPKISDFGLSKICPKKESIVSVFGARGTPGYIAPELFSRNFGEVSHKSDVYSYGMMVLEMVGRRKNIKIEVDCSSELYFPHWIYKRLELNQDLGLNCIKNEMDEEMVRKMTVVSLWCIQTNPLNRPSMHKVVEMLEANLQVLEMPPKPFLSSPSTSPTHLSSEIL is encoded by the exons ATGAACAAAAAACACTCTTTGTTTATCTCTTCTTCTCTGATTTATTCATACTGCATCACCATCTTCTATTTCCTCACCACAACCACTCTATGCTATGCTGTAGATCCATATTTTGAAGCTTGTGAACCCAAAACATGTGGAAACCAAACTATAGCCTACCCTTTCTACATCAATGGAATACAAGAACCCTTTTGTGGCTACCCTGGTTTTGGTCTCACTTGTGACAATACTATTGGTTTTCCAATCCTTAATCTTTCTAATACCTTTTATACAATCAACCAAATTTTCTATCAGAATCATTCATTTAGAGTGTCCAATCCTATGTTTTCAAGACCAGACACAAAAAAAGGTTGTCTTTCATTTCCACCTACTCAAAACCTCAGTTTTCCTAATAACATGTTCTATCTTGCACATGATCAAACCGAGGTAAGATTATTCTTCGGATGCGACTCATCAAAGCTACCGAGAAGTCTGCAAAGGAACAAAATTGGTTGCTCTGCAGGAAACGAAACGAGTTCGGTTGTGGCATTGTATGCGGATGATAAAAATGTAAGCTTTGTGTCGAAGAATTGTAGGGATGAGGTGGTTTATGCGAGGGTGGAAAATAGTGTGAAAGGAGAGATTCAAGAGGCTCTGAGAAAAGGGTTTCGGATGAATTGGATAGCCAGTGATTGCAAGGAATGTAACAGTACTGGAGGGAGGTGTGGCTTTGATGCAGATATATACAATTTCAGATGTTACTGTACTGATAGAGTTCATCCTGCAAAATGCGATCCAG TTGCAGTCGCAGAGAAATCTCAGGTGGTGCATATAGTGACAATAG TGGGCTCGGTGGCTGGAGTTGCATCTGCCTTGCTGATTGTCTTAGTCTGTTGGTTTAGAAAAAAAATCTTCCCTCCCACATTTCCTTTGTTCAAGAAGAAGAATCCTACCCATCAACTTATTGAAAAGTTTTTGAAGGAGCATGGACCTCTTTCTGCTGTTAGGTACAATTATTCAGATATCAAAAAAATAACAAATTCTTTCAAAAATATATTAGGCAAAGGAGGGTACGGAAGTGTATATAAAGGAAAATTACACGATGAGCATAATGTTGCAGTGAAGATTTTGAGTGAATCAAAAGGTAATGGTGAAGATTTCATTAATGAAGTTGCTAGTATTAGTAGAACTTCACATGTCAACGTTGTTAGACTTTTGGGGTTCTGTTTGGATGGTTCTAAAAAGGCGCTAATATACGAATACATGCCTAATGGATCTCTTGAGAAGTTCATATATGAAGAGAAAAATCCACCGCAAAATGATCTCCAATTGGATTGCAAAACATTGTATGATATTGCAATTGGCGTTGCTCGTGGATTAGAGTACTTGCATAGAGGCTGCAACACTAGAATCTTACATTTTGACATAAAGCCTCATAATATATTACTTGATGATGATTTTTGTCCGAAAATATCTGATTTTGGACTTTCTAAAATATGTCCAAAAAAAGAAAGCATTGTTTCCGTATTTGGCGCGAGAGGAACACCAGGTTATATTGCTCCAGAGTTGTTTTCAAGAAATTTTGGTGAGGTGTCACATAAATCGGATGTCTACAGCTATGGAATGATGGTTTTAGAGATGGTTGGACGAAGAAAAAACATTAAGATTGAAGTGGACTGTTCTAGCGAATTATATTTTCCTCATTGGATTTATAAGCGACTTGAGTTAAATCAGGATCTTGGATTAAATTGTATTAAAAATGAAATGGATGAAGAAATGGTAAGAAAAATGACAGTGGTGAGTTTATGGTGCATACAAACCAACCCTTTGAATCGACCATCGATGCATAAAGTGGTGGAAATGTTGGAAGCAAACCTTCAAGTGTTGGAAATGCCACCCAAACCATTTTTGTCTTCTCCTTCAACATCTCCAACTCATTTATCATCTGAAATATTGTGA